In Helianthus annuus cultivar XRQ/B chromosome 8, HanXRQr2.0-SUNRISE, whole genome shotgun sequence, a single genomic region encodes these proteins:
- the LOC110870526 gene encoding uncharacterized protein LOC110870526, translated as MENANHGIKRILEKTVGKNRKDWSDKLDDALWGFRTAYKTPLGTTPFMIVYGKACHLPVELEHRALWALKTVNLDMTEAARKRFFQIHELEELRDAAYAQSLGIKEKTKALHDRKLRKIKEFSKGDRVLLYNSRLKLFAGKLKSKWWGPYMVHYVFLFGAVEIMDESDGRSWKVNDHRLKHYIRGAIDKNEMEETPLEIPPKAAT; from the coding sequence ATGGAGAACGCGAATCACGGTATCAAACGTATTTTAGAGAAAACCGTTGGAAAGAATAGAAAGGATTGGTCCGACAAGCTTGACGATGCATTGTGGGGGTTTAGAACCGCTTACAAAACACCCTTAGGAACCACACCATTTATGATCGTCTATGGAAAAGCTTGTCATCTTCCCGTAGAGCTAGAACACCGAGCACTTTGGGCCTTAAAAACCGTTAACCTTGATATGACCGAAGCCGCTAGGAAACGTTTCTTTCAAATCCATGAGCTTGAGGAGCTTAGGGATGCCGCTTATGCTCAATCTTTGGGCATTAAGGAGAAAACGAAAGCTCTACATGATCGTAAGTTAAGGAAGATCAAAGAATTTAGCAAGGGTGATAGAGTACTTCTCTACAATTCGAGATTGAAGTTGTTTGCGGGGAAGTTGAAGTCGAAGTGGTGGGGACCGTATATGGTTCATTATGTGTTTCTGTTTGGAGCAGTTGAGATTATGGATGAGTCTGATGGCCGGAGTTGGAAGGTAAATGACCACCGTTTGAAACACTATATTAGAGGAGCGATAGATAAGAATGAGATGGAGGAAACTCCTCTCGAAATCCCACCAAAAGCCGCCACTTAG
- the LOC110873674 gene encoding uncharacterized protein LOC110873674 — MAAASINTSFKPLYKPTKDFKSFVPISPTPKLLTKSKNLAGAGAVKAVAKEQDVIPVKSDDEVGKLISEIEGDEAGVQLIGGFGGSDGRLSFEGGFSSAASGSGGGGEVVEGETSVEKLIDRGINAAIVLAAGTFGITKMLTIDYDYWHGWTLFEILRYAPQHNWSAYEEALKQNPLLAKMIISGVVYSIGDWIAQCCEGKPLLEFDRTRMFRSGLVGFTLHGSLSHYYYYFCEALFPFQDWWVVPVKVAFDQTAWAAVWNSIYFVVVALLRFESPLTIFNELKATFFPMLTAGWKLWPFAHIITYGVVPIEQRLLWVDCVELIWVTILSTLSNEKSEARISDAPADPNTISAFEPSEE, encoded by the exons ATGGCTGCTGCTTCCATTAACACCTCCTTCAAACCCCTTTACAAACCCACCaaagatttcaaatcttttgtaccCATTTCACCAACCCCCAAATTACTAACAAAATCCAAGAATCTCGCCGGCGCCGGAGCTGTAAAGGCGGTGGCGAAGGAGCAGGATGTGATTCCGGTGAAGAGTGATGATGAAGTTGGAAAGTTGATAAGTGAGATTGAAGGGGATGAAGCAGGGGTTCAGTTGATTGGTGGGTTTGGTGGGAGTGATGGAAGATTGTCATTTGAAGGTGGGTTTTCATCGGCGGcgagtggtagtggtggtggtggtgaggtggTTGAAGGGGAGACTAGTGTTGAGAAGTTGATAGATAGAGGTATTAATGCTGCAATTGTTTTGGCTGCTGGGACTTTTGGGATTACTAAGATGCTCACtattgattatgattattggcAT GGTTGGACCTTATTCGAAATACTGAGATACGCACCTCAACACAATTGGAGTGCATACGAAGAAGCTCTTAAACAAAATCCACTCTTGGCAAAAATGATAATAAGTGGAGTTGTATATTCAATAGGAGATTGGATTGCACAG TGTTGTGAAGGAAAACCACTTTTGGAGTTCGATCGCACTCGCATGTTTAGGTCCGGTCTTGTGGGCTTCACTCTTCATGGGTCACTTTCTCACTACTACTATTATTTCTGTGAG GCACTTTTCCCCTTTCAAGATTGGTGGGTGGTACCCGTTAAGGTGGCGTTCGATCAAACTGCCTGGGCAGCAGTATGGAATAGCATTTATTTCGTAGTTGTGGCACTTTTACGGTTTGAATCACCGTTGACTATTTTTAATGAATTAAAGGCGACGTTTTTTCCCATGTTGACT GCTGGTTGGAAGCTTTGGCCGTTTGCTCACATTATAACGTATGGTGTCGTACCTATTGAACAAAGACTCTTGTGGGTCGACTGTGTTGAGCTGATTTGGGTCACAATACTTTCAAC TTTATCAAATGAGAAATCAGAAGCAAGGATATCAGATGCACCCGCAGACCCGAATACAATCTCAGCTTTTGAACCTTCGGAG GAATAG